From Alkalidesulfovibrio alkalitolerans DSM 16529, a single genomic window includes:
- a CDS encoding TRAP transporter large permease — protein MNMMLEGLLGVVVLLAVIFFLRMPVGFAMAAVGFSGLVHVMGLAAALGLTGSEIWETFSSYGLTVIPLFVLMGQVCFYSGVNQRLYHTAYCWLGSIRGGMAMATVMASAGFAAISGSNSATAATMSTVALPEMKKYGYSPVLSSGAVAAGSTLGVVIPPSVVFIIYGLQTGTSIAKLFLSGVVPGLFLLSSFLVIIHFVCRLHPTWGPAGPGVTWAEKIASLTGSLEMAALFALVMGGLAFGVFTPSEAGAAGAGLAILMNTATCKLSLKGLWVAVMDTIRVSCMILVIIMGAVIFGRFLAVTRLPFDMADWVAGLELPGFGVMLVISLIYLLGGMIMDALALLLITLPIFFPLAMTLGYDPVWFGAYICVLTTMGAITPPVGISSYVVAAMSPGLTLSEVFRGGNYFLLGFLACLAMMLIFPEFVLWLSGHAN, from the coding sequence ATGAACATGATGCTCGAAGGCCTGCTCGGCGTCGTCGTCCTGCTGGCGGTCATTTTCTTCCTGCGTATGCCTGTGGGTTTTGCCATGGCCGCCGTGGGTTTCTCGGGGCTCGTGCACGTCATGGGCCTTGCGGCCGCGCTCGGCCTCACCGGCAGCGAGATCTGGGAGACTTTCTCCTCCTACGGACTCACGGTCATCCCCCTGTTCGTGCTCATGGGGCAAGTCTGCTTCTATTCCGGGGTCAACCAGCGATTGTACCACACGGCCTACTGCTGGCTCGGCTCCATCAGGGGCGGCATGGCCATGGCCACGGTTATGGCCAGCGCGGGGTTCGCGGCCATCTCCGGCTCCAATTCGGCCACGGCCGCGACCATGAGCACCGTGGCCCTGCCCGAGATGAAGAAATACGGCTACAGCCCCGTGCTCTCGTCGGGCGCGGTGGCCGCGGGCTCGACACTCGGCGTGGTCATCCCGCCTTCGGTGGTCTTCATCATCTACGGGCTTCAGACCGGCACCTCCATCGCCAAGCTCTTCCTTTCAGGCGTGGTGCCGGGGCTCTTTCTGCTCTCGTCGTTTCTGGTCATCATCCATTTCGTCTGCCGCCTTCACCCCACCTGGGGCCCGGCCGGGCCAGGCGTGACCTGGGCCGAGAAGATCGCCTCGCTGACCGGCTCCCTGGAGATGGCCGCGCTCTTCGCGCTGGTCATGGGCGGCCTCGCCTTCGGCGTGTTCACGCCTTCCGAGGCGGGCGCGGCGGGCGCGGGGCTGGCCATCCTCATGAACACGGCCACATGCAAGCTTTCGCTCAAGGGGCTTTGGGTGGCGGTCATGGACACCATCCGCGTCTCGTGCATGATCCTGGTGATCATCATGGGCGCGGTCATCTTCGGCCGCTTCCTGGCGGTCACGCGGCTGCCTTTCGACATGGCCGACTGGGTGGCGGGGCTCGAACTGCCGGGCTTCGGCGTGATGCTGGTAATAAGCCTGATCTATCTTCTGGGCGGCATGATCATGGACGCCCTGGCGCTGTTGCTCATCACGCTGCCCATCTTCTTCCCCCTGGCCATGACGCTCGGCTACGATCCGGTCTGGTTCGGCGCTTACATCTGCGTGCTCACGACCATGGGGGCCATCACGCCGCCCGTGGGCATATCGAGCTACGTGGTCGCGGCCATGTCGCCGGGGCTCACGCTCTCCGAGGTCTTTCGCGGCGGCAACTACTTCCTGCTCGGCTTCCTCGCCTGCCTGGCCATGATGCTCATTTTCCCGGAGTTCGTGCTCTGGCTTTCGGGGCACGCGAACTGA
- a CDS encoding RluA family pseudouridine synthase, with the protein MAGVVTVTVGPAESGMKLLLFLEARLGKGVPRAAIQKWIRTGQVRVDGGRAKPFDRLLAGQSVRIPPHEPGETAPERLKASGPPLEILYEDAETVVVKKPRGLAAQGGTGLSDSVADRLLAMYAGTNVSPAPVHRLDRETTGILVAGKTHEARRRLSEIFAGREAKKTYLAWVAGRWPEERAVTLSDRLEKAASGTGLEKVRAGAGRQALARVRPLRLGEGASLLAVELFTGRTHQIRVQLATRGHPVLGDRKYGAPPHATPLMLHAWRLELPGLPPLVCAPDWDGEWAP; encoded by the coding sequence ATGGCGGGCGTCGTCACGGTCACGGTCGGCCCGGCCGAGTCCGGGATGAAGCTCCTGCTGTTTCTTGAGGCGCGCCTGGGCAAGGGCGTGCCGCGCGCGGCCATCCAGAAGTGGATACGCACCGGGCAGGTGCGCGTGGACGGCGGCCGGGCCAAGCCCTTCGACAGGCTCCTGGCCGGGCAGAGCGTGCGCATCCCGCCGCACGAGCCGGGCGAGACCGCGCCGGAACGACTGAAAGCCTCCGGTCCGCCGCTCGAAATCCTGTACGAGGACGCCGAAACAGTGGTCGTGAAAAAGCCGCGCGGCCTGGCTGCGCAGGGCGGAACGGGATTGAGCGACTCCGTGGCCGACCGGCTGCTTGCCATGTACGCGGGCACGAACGTCTCGCCCGCGCCGGTGCACCGGCTGGACCGTGAGACCACGGGCATTCTCGTGGCGGGCAAGACGCACGAGGCGCGCCGCCGCCTCTCGGAGATTTTTGCGGGCCGCGAGGCCAAAAAGACCTATCTGGCCTGGGTGGCAGGGCGCTGGCCCGAGGAACGCGCCGTGACGCTCTCGGACCGGCTGGAGAAGGCGGCCTCGGGCACGGGGCTGGAGAAGGTGCGCGCGGGCGCGGGCAGGCAGGCCCTGGCGCGCGTGCGGCCCCTGCGCCTGGGTGAGGGGGCGAGCCTTCTGGCCGTGGAGCTTTTCACCGGCCGCACGCACCAGATCAGGGTGCAGCTCGCCACGCGCGGCCATCCCGTGCTTGGCGACCGCAAGTACGGCGCGCCGCCGCACGCGACGCCGCTCATGCTGCATGCCTGGCGGCTGGAGCTGCCAGGGCTGCCGCCGCTCGTCTGCGCGCCGGACTGGGATGGCGAGTGGGCGCCATAG
- a CDS encoding class I SAM-dependent methyltransferase codes for MPDDSLPPIVFEEPGIPYADSSEAALLDLFSREAAHDEYGLVGHDLPWAVHYHLTPRRKSLLAWMDFGPDASVLELGAGCGALTSLLVEKAGRVVAAEGSPDRAKVIQMRCRKAKNLRIVVGNAANLPFTDEFSHVILVGVLEYAQTYVRHERPHEHLLRAARRYLRPDGVLILAIENAMGHKYLAGMPEDHTGRPYCGVNGYAGPFGARTFDRPALAALLADAGFAAQSWFYPSPDYKVPDAVLSQHAFETPSFDPLPLLDLPTRDYGGRHEPAFNERTFLQSALDAGCAHNFMNSFLVLAGDGAHAPALGADSAMLATAFNVDGCPRAFQTQTRFDARDDGSISVSRRRVHDLAPRAFASGEQHVKPVEPYLAGYVSVLMRVLSLLERGDAPGAGTALLAWMDLMAARSIPASPKIAEDFAAFCAARIGRPLYAERAAGPFVPGALLDAHPGNVMFHPQSGDVRFIDLEWKLAVHLPLQLVIDRGINYVGQKIGAWSRHYAYENPGQGAFPPAMENVLRRRAVYRSADIASLTAFNNWFMACVRRGDLDYAAGG; via the coding sequence ATGCCCGACGACAGCCTGCCGCCCATCGTCTTCGAGGAACCGGGCATCCCCTACGCCGACTCGTCCGAGGCGGCCCTGCTCGACTTGTTCTCGCGCGAGGCGGCCCACGACGAATACGGCCTCGTCGGCCACGACCTGCCCTGGGCTGTGCACTACCACCTCACGCCGCGCCGCAAGTCGCTTCTGGCCTGGATGGACTTCGGACCGGACGCCTCGGTGCTGGAGCTTGGCGCTGGCTGCGGCGCACTGACCTCGCTGCTGGTCGAAAAGGCCGGGCGCGTCGTGGCAGCGGAAGGCTCGCCCGACCGGGCCAAGGTCATCCAGATGCGCTGCCGCAAGGCGAAAAACCTGCGCATCGTCGTGGGCAACGCCGCGAACCTGCCGTTCACGGACGAGTTCTCGCACGTGATCCTGGTCGGCGTGCTCGAATACGCGCAGACCTACGTGCGCCACGAGCGGCCGCACGAGCACCTGCTTCGCGCCGCGCGCCGCTACCTGCGGCCGGACGGCGTCCTGATCCTGGCCATCGAGAACGCCATGGGCCACAAATACCTCGCGGGCATGCCCGAGGACCACACGGGCCGCCCCTACTGCGGGGTCAACGGCTATGCCGGGCCGTTCGGCGCGCGCACCTTCGACCGGCCCGCGCTCGCCGCGCTGCTCGCGGACGCGGGCTTCGCAGCGCAGTCCTGGTTCTATCCCTCGCCCGACTACAAAGTGCCCGACGCCGTCCTTTCCCAGCACGCCTTCGAAACCCCCTCTTTCGATCCCCTGCCGCTTCTGGACCTGCCCACGCGGGACTACGGCGGCAGGCACGAACCGGCCTTCAACGAACGCACGTTCCTGCAAAGCGCCCTGGACGCGGGCTGCGCCCACAACTTCATGAACTCCTTCCTGGTGCTGGCGGGCGATGGCGCCCACGCCCCGGCCCTGGGCGCCGACTCCGCCATGCTGGCCACGGCCTTCAACGTGGACGGCTGCCCGCGCGCCTTCCAGACCCAGACCCGCTTCGACGCCCGCGACGACGGCTCCATCAGTGTCTCGCGCCGCCGCGTCCACGACCTTGCGCCGCGCGCCTTCGCCAGCGGAGAACAACACGTGAAGCCGGTCGAGCCCTACCTCGCCGGGTACGTGAGCGTGCTCATGCGCGTCCTGTCATTGCTGGAGCGGGGCGACGCCCCTGGCGCGGGGACCGCGCTGCTCGCCTGGATGGACCTCATGGCGGCGCGAAGCATCCCGGCCTCGCCGAAGATCGCGGAGGATTTCGCCGCCTTTTGCGCCGCCCGCATCGGCAGGCCCCTCTACGCCGAGCGCGCCGCCGGGCCTTTCGTACCTGGCGCGCTGCTCGACGCGCATCCCGGAAACGTGATGTTTCATCCGCAAAGCGGCGACGTGCGCTTCATCGATCTGGAGTGGAAGCTGGCCGTACACCTGCCGCTGCAACTCGTCATCGACAGGGGCATAAACTACGTGGGGCAGAAGATCGGGGCGTGGAGCAGGCATTACGCCTACGAGAACCCGGGCCAGGGCGCGTTCCCCCCGGCCATGGAGAACGTGCTCAGACGGCGGGCCGTTTATCGCTCGGCCGACATCGCGTCGCTCACGGCCTTCAACAACTGGTTCATGGCCTGTGTGCGGCGTGGGGATCTGGATTATGCGGCGGGCGGCTAG
- the amrS gene encoding AmmeMemoRadiSam system radical SAM enzyme, which translates to MHEALLWKPLSKDRVHCELCSHFCVIEPDSRGKCGVRVNKNGKLYTLVFDRVAAMNLDPIEKKPLYHFLPGTTSFSIGTMGCNLECGFCQNWSLSQSPKTGQPIQGQHVSPEDIVRAARETGAASISYTYSEPTIFFELVQATARLAAQAGLANVLVSNGFMSGRCLEELAPLVQAANIDLKAFSERFYQEVCGARLAPVLENLKTIRSLGWHLEVTTLVIPDLNDSKEELSAIAGFIAKELGAHTPWHVSRFHPTYRLTDRGPTPVESLERARAAGIAAGLEHIYVGNVPGREDNATVCPSCGCACVTRDGFTVLRNRLKDGRCPQCGGEVSGVWSRAT; encoded by the coding sequence ATGCACGAGGCGCTTTTGTGGAAACCGCTTTCCAAGGACCGCGTTCATTGCGAACTGTGCAGTCATTTCTGCGTCATCGAACCGGACAGCCGGGGCAAATGCGGCGTTCGCGTGAACAAAAACGGCAAGCTGTACACCCTTGTTTTCGACCGCGTGGCGGCCATGAACCTCGATCCCATCGAGAAGAAGCCGCTCTACCACTTCCTGCCGGGCACGACCTCCTTCTCCATCGGCACCATGGGCTGCAACCTGGAATGCGGCTTCTGCCAGAACTGGTCGCTCTCTCAGTCACCCAAGACCGGCCAGCCCATCCAAGGTCAGCACGTTTCGCCCGAGGACATCGTGCGCGCGGCGCGCGAGACCGGCGCGGCCTCCATCTCCTACACATACTCCGAGCCAACGATCTTCTTCGAACTCGTACAGGCCACGGCCAGACTGGCCGCGCAAGCCGGACTCGCCAACGTCCTGGTCTCCAACGGCTTCATGTCCGGCCGCTGCCTGGAGGAACTCGCGCCGCTCGTCCAGGCCGCCAACATCGACCTGAAGGCCTTCAGCGAACGTTTCTACCAAGAGGTATGCGGCGCCCGACTGGCCCCGGTGCTGGAGAACCTGAAGACTATCCGCTCCCTTGGCTGGCACCTGGAAGTCACGACCCTGGTCATCCCGGACCTGAACGATTCCAAGGAAGAGCTTTCGGCCATCGCGGGCTTCATCGCCAAGGAGCTTGGCGCGCACACGCCGTGGCACGTCTCGCGCTTTCACCCCACCTACAGGCTCACGGACCGGGGCCCGACGCCTGTGGAAAGCCTGGAGCGCGCCAGGGCCGCGGGCATTGCGGCGGGCCTTGAACACATTTACGTGGGCAACGTTCCGGGCAGGGAAGACAACGCCACGGTCTGCCCCTCCTGCGGCTGCGCGTGCGTGACGCGCGACGGCTTCACGGTCCTGCGCAACCGGCTCAAGGACGGCCGCTGCCCGCAGTGCGGGGGCGAAGTTTCGGGCGTGTGGTCCAGGGCAACTTGA
- the purM gene encoding phosphoribosylformylglycinamidine cyclo-ligase: MSKRTDAYTAAGVDTEAAGRFIDGIKSMVASTYTKGVISDIGGFGGLFKPDIAGMQEPVLVAGTDGVGTKLKLAFTFDRHDTVGIDLVAMSVNDILVQGAKPLFFLDYFATGKLDGDKATTVLQGIVEGCREAECALLGGETAEMPDFYADGEYDLSGFCVGIVDNARIVDGSSIAVGDVIVGLGSTGPHSNGYSLIRKILAASNLSGGDAFPGTDKTVAEVLLAPTRIYVKPIKAIMRDLEIKGMVHITGGGFYDNIPRVLPRGVAARIAFGSFAVPPVFAWLKAQGNLSWPEMLQVFNCGVGYMCIVAPEVAQDVIDRLSGMHIPASVIGRIEPLEKGMEQVIVDFPEDACP, from the coding sequence ATGAGCAAGCGCACGGACGCCTACACGGCCGCGGGAGTGGACACCGAGGCCGCAGGCCGGTTCATCGACGGCATCAAGTCCATGGTCGCATCGACCTACACCAAGGGAGTGATCTCGGACATCGGCGGTTTCGGCGGCCTGTTCAAGCCCGACATCGCGGGCATGCAGGAGCCGGTGCTGGTGGCCGGGACAGACGGCGTGGGCACCAAGCTGAAGCTCGCCTTCACCTTCGACCGCCACGACACCGTGGGTATCGACCTGGTGGCCATGAGCGTCAACGACATCCTGGTGCAGGGGGCGAAGCCGCTGTTTTTTCTGGACTACTTCGCCACAGGCAAACTGGACGGCGACAAGGCCACCACCGTGCTCCAGGGCATCGTGGAGGGCTGCCGCGAGGCCGAGTGCGCCCTGCTCGGCGGAGAGACGGCCGAGATGCCGGACTTCTATGCGGACGGCGAATACGACCTCTCGGGCTTTTGCGTCGGCATCGTGGACAACGCGCGCATCGTGGACGGGTCGAGCATTGCCGTGGGCGACGTGATCGTGGGGCTCGGTTCCACCGGCCCGCACTCCAACGGCTACTCCCTGATCCGCAAGATCCTGGCCGCCTCGAATCTTTCGGGCGGCGACGCGTTTCCCGGCACGGACAAGACCGTGGCCGAGGTGCTGCTCGCGCCCACGCGCATTTACGTCAAGCCCATCAAGGCCATCATGCGCGACCTGGAGATCAAGGGCATGGTGCACATCACCGGCGGCGGCTTCTACGACAACATTCCCCGCGTGCTGCCGCGCGGCGTGGCCGCCCGCATCGCTTTCGGCTCCTTCGCGGTGCCGCCGGTCTTCGCCTGGCTCAAGGCCCAGGGGAATCTTTCCTGGCCCGAGATGCTGCAGGTCTTCAACTGCGGCGTGGGCTACATGTGCATCGTGGCCCCGGAGGTCGCCCAGGACGTCATCGATCGTCTTTCGGGGATGCACATTCCGGCCTCCGTCATCGGCCGTATCGAGCCGCTGGAGAAGGGCATGGAACAGGTGATCGTGGACTTCCCCGAGGACGCCTGCCCGTAA